A window from Malassezia japonica chromosome 1, complete sequence encodes these proteins:
- a CDS encoding cyclin-dependent kinase (EggNog:ENOG503Q10H; COG:T) yields the protein MDGAPRRSKWDVVEDRRADAQAAAAQREARAKEAARAALAKRRRPEAPRSGPMHVMPPRSAYPRIAGCRSVSEFERLNRIEEGSYGIVSRARNKKTGEIVALKQLKLDKEKQGFPITSLREIHTLLEARHPHIVELKELVVGDTLSQVYLVMEFVEHDLKTLLGTMRTPFLQSEIKTLMQQLLSAVALMHSRWIVHRDLKTSNLLMTNRGRIKIADFGLARLFGDPLEEMTALVVTLWYRAPELLLGTPVYDTAVDMWSVGCIFGELLLKEPLFQGKNETDQLARIFRLLGRPSEAQWPSYMGLPHAQKWGKAGPTHSILHHQFRYSTEATLDLLERLLTYDPAQRITAEAALQHPYFTESPLPAHPDSFGSFPSAAAGEKRRHASPDAPHRPTKSTAYALEFDL from the coding sequence atggacggcgcgccgcggcgcagcaagTGGGACGTGGTCGAGGACCGGCGCGCGgacgcgcaggccgcggccgctcagcgcgaggcacgcgcaaaggaggcggcgcgtgcagcgctcgccaagcggcggcggccagaagcgccgcgcagtgGGCCGATGCACGTCATGCCGCCTCGCAGCGCCTATCCGCGGATTGCGGGGTGCCGCTCCGTGTCGGAATTCGAGCGACTGAATAGGATCGAAGAGGGGTCGTACGGGAtcgtgtcgcgcgcgcgcaacAAGAAAACGGGCGAAATTGTGGCGCTTAAGCAACTCAAGCTCGACAAGGAGAAGCAGGGCTTCCCCATCACGTCCCTGCGCGAGATTCacacgctgctcgaggcgcggcaccCGCACATTGTCGAGCTCAAAGAGCTCGTTGTCGGCGACACGCTGAGCCAGGTCTACCTCGTGATGGAGTttgtcgagcacgacctcaagacgctcctcggcacgatgcgcacgccctTTCTCCAGTCGGAGATCAAGACGCTGATGCAGCAGCTCTTGTCGGCCGTCGCACTGATGCACTCGCGCTGGAtcgtgcaccgcgaccTGAAGACGTCGAATCTGCTCATGACGAACCGGGGGCGCATCAAGATTGCCGACTTTGGCCTCGCACGCCTCTTTGGCGATCCACTGGAAGAGAtgacggcgctcgtcgtcacGCTATGGTACCGCGCccccgagctgctgctgggcACGCCGGTCTATGATACCGCGGTGGACATGTGGTCGGTCGGCTGCATCTttggcgagctcctgcTAAAGGAGCCGCTCTTTCAAGGCAAGAACGAGACGGACCAGCTCGCACGCATCTTTcggctgctcggccgcccGAGCGAGGCACAGTGGCCGAGCTACATGGGGCTCCCACACGCACAAAAGTGGGGCAAGGCGGGGCCCACGCACAGCATCCTGCACCACCAGTTCCGCTACTcgaccgaggcgacgctcgacctcctcgagcgcctgcttaCGTACGAccccgcgcagcgcatcacCGCCgaagcggcgctgcagcacccCTACTTTACCGAGTCGCCTTTACCGGCGCACCCAGATAGCTTCGGGAGCTTcccctcggcggcggccggcgagaagcggcggcacgcgtcgcccgacgcgccgcaccggccCACCAAGTCGACCGCCTACGCGCTCGAATTCGACCTGTAG
- a CDS encoding uncharacterized protein (TransMembrane:3 (n7-18c23/24o220-241i253-272o278-296i); COG:O; SECRETED:SignalP(1-23); EggNog:ENOG503NWUX), whose protein sequence is MHKIVRAWQLAALCLAALVCASGSYDITNARLSVQSFDGAPRLSEKYASKASVQPALLAAEPDDVIKFAFTIADGQGEAVKEDLVPHQAWVVLSDTTAQDAAHSAVWPVRVRGSSASATWSLRMDKLHASVKQKLVDAGPNHPFQLSLLLGSFAPDAASALDAAVIPFLQLEFSAALLARFPAEKPSQRSIAEAKDGFVPWPEHFHTFATEPWQTMPPKAVSLAAALAVFFGPWALLACLWGKLAKRLQSPSVADTTLLASIYALEALALFHWVGTPFYIVCPAALGLAGAALVGGRQALTRPLVS, encoded by the coding sequence ATGCACAAAATTGTCCGTGCATggcagctcgctgcgctgtgtcttgcggcgcttgtgTGTGCCTCGGGATCGTACGATATCACGAATGCGCGTCTCTCTGTGCAGTCCTTTgacggcgcgccccgcCTCTCGGAAAAGTACGCCTCCAAGGCGAGTGTCCAgcctgcgctcctcgccgcggaGCCGGACGACGTAATCAAGTTTGCGTTTACCATTGCAGACGGTCAGGGAGAGGCGGTGAAGGAGGACCTCGTGCCCCACCAGGCGTGGGTCGTGCTCTCGGACACCACCGCccaggacgcggcgcactcggcggTGTGGCCGGTGCGTGtgcgcggctcgagcgcgagtgCGACGTGGAGCCTTCGTATGGACAAGCTGCACGCGAGCGTCAAGCAGAAACTCGTCGACGCAGGCCCCAACCACCCCTTCCAGCTCTCGCTGCTCCTCGGGTCGTttgcgccggacgccgcgtcggcactcgacgcggccgTCATCCCCTTTCTCCAGCTCGAGTTTAGCGCGGCCCTCCTCGCACGCTTCCCGGCAGAGAAGCcgtcgcagcgcagcatcgCCGAAGCCAAGGACGGCTTTGTGCCCTGGCCGGAGCACTTCCACACCTTTGCGACCGAGCCGTGGCAGACGATGCCGCCCAAGGCTGTGagcctcgccgcggcgctcgccgtcttCTTCGGCCCGTgggcgctcctcgcgtGCCTCTGGGGCaagctcgccaagcgcctccagtcgccgtcggtcgccgacacgacgctcctcgcgaGCATCTACGCGCTGGAGGCCCTGGCACTTTTCCACTGGGTAGGCACGCCCTTTTACATAGTCTGCCCTGCGGCCCTgggcctcgccggcgctgcgttggtcggcggccgccagGCGCTCACGCGCCCGCTCGTCTCGTAG
- a CDS encoding uncharacterized protein (COG:S; EggNog:ENOG503P3UA) — MCKHILNAQVAFFDCPECHAERESHPLAKTTELAFLCKKCRRAFRKDMAQYEEADEFCPHCDNPYVIEAKTPQLMLQVEGEDGRVDPSMIRDDRAKERMPTSEDGAAIDHGGYQAAAVAFQQHLASGAAGTAGASEPKPAPSLEQLDNELDWD; from the exons ATGTG CAAGCATATCCTGAACGCGCAAGTCGCG TTCTTTGAT TGCCCCGAGtgccacgccgagcgcgagtcgCATCCGCTCGCCAAGACGACCGAGCTGGCGTTTCTGTGCAAGAAGTGCAGGCGCGCCTTTCGCAAGGACATGGCGCAGTACGAAGAGGCGGACGAGTTTTGCCCCCACTGTGACAACCCCTAT GTCATCGAGGCCAAGACGCCCCAGCTCATGCTGCAGGTCGAAGGCGAGGACGGACGCGTAGATCCGAGCATGATCCGTGACGACCGCGCAAAGGAGCGCATGCCCACCAGCGAGGACGGTGCGGCAATCGACCACGGCGGCTaccaggccgcggcggtcgccttccagcagcacctcgcgtctggcgcggccggcacggccggcgcaagCGAGCCCAagcccgcgccgtcgctcgagcagctcgacaaCGAGCTCGACTGGGATTAA
- the ERG26 gene encoding 3beta-hydroxysteroid-4alpha-carboxylate 3-dehydrogenas(decarboxylating) (TransMembrane:1 (o384-405i); COG:E; COG:I; EggNog:ENOG503NWMM), which translates to MSRSAPTQELHFVIGGVGFLGTHIVNALVKRGEKAVAVFDLREPEERTPGVQYYDGDLTSRASLTRAIANAQEDIGGEKRSVVVYHTASPVAGLGAAVYEKVNVKGTETVLHVCKDAANNVAKLIFTSSAGVVFTGRDLNYVDERLQYPLVPMDAYNDTKARAEQAVLAANDPEGLQTVALRPAGIFGPGDRQALPGFFNVVESGRTKFQIGKNQNLFDWTYVENVAHAHLLASDCLGVRGGPNARPAKEYDSALLLSEHLSHRALGEEEVGLYRDVPVSLERQDVPAPATDFARAHQPRIKDRTGLDERVVFRNRFDPLFHHASPGLPSGGNPRPKVHSLAKPRLGAGGEAFFITNGQPVAFWDFPRALWYRYNGTVVTKDNAFVLGLQFALIIAFLAECYSWITGRPVQFTRYRVTYTACARYYNIEKARRILGYEPLIGMEEAIDRSVAWWKKDHPVEQRANESAKTK; encoded by the coding sequence atgtcgcgcagcgcccccACGCAGGAGCTGCATTTTGTCATTGGCGGTGTGGGCttcctcggcacgcacaTCGTGAATGCGCTCGTGAAGCGTGGCGAAAAGGCTGTGGCTGTGTTTGACCTGCGTGAGCCGGaagagcgcacgccgggTGTGCAGTACTACGACGGCGACCTGAcgagccgcgcgtcgctcacgcGCGCGATTGCCAACGCGCAGGAGGACATTGGCGGAGAGAAGCGCTCGGTTGTGGTGTATCACACTGCAAGCCCTGTCgctggcctcggcgcggcggtctACGAAAAGGTCAACGTCAAGGGCACCGAGACCGTCCTGCACGTCTGCAAGGACGCTGCGAACAACGTCGCAAAACTCATCTtcacctcgagcgcgggcgTGGTGTTTACTGGCCGCGACCTGAACTatgtcgacgagcgcctgcagtACCCGCTCGTGCCAATGGATGCGTACAACGACACCAaggcccgcgccgagcaggccgtCCTTGCCGCGAACGACCCCGAGGGCCTCCAGAccgttgcgctgcgccctgCCGGTATCTTTGGCCCCGGCGACCGCCAGGCGCTGCCCGGCTTCTTCAACGTAGTCGAGTCCGGCCGCACCAAGTTCCAGATCGGCAAGAACCAAAACCTCTTTGACTGGACGTACGTCGAGAACGTCGCCCACGCGCACCTCCTGGCGTCCGActgcctcggcgtgcgcggcggcccgAATGCGCGCCCTGCGAAGGAGTACgactcggcgctgctcctctCCGAGCACCTGTCccaccgcgcgctcggcgaggaggaggtcGGCCTCTACCGCGATGTCCccgtctcgctcgagcgccaggacgtgcctgcgcccgcgaccgactttgcgcgcgcgcaccagCCGCGCATCAAGGACCGCaccggcctcgacgagcgcgtcgtcttCCGCAACCGCTTTGACCCTCTTTTCCACCACGCAAGCCCCGGGCTGCCGTCCGGCGGCAACCCCCGCCCCAAGGTACACTCGCTCGCGAaaccgcgcctcggcgcgggcggcgaggcCTTCTTTATTACGAACGGCCAGCCGGTCGCGTTCTGGGACTTTCCGCGCGCGCTGTGGTACCGCTACAACGGCACGGTGGTCACTAAGGACAATGCATTTgtgctcggcctgcagTTTGCGCTGATCATCGCGTTCCTCGCCGAGTGCTACTCGTGGATTACGGGGCGCCCGGTGCAGTTCACGCGCTACCGCGTGACGTAcacggcctgcgcgcgtTACTACAACATCGAGAAGGCCCGCCGTATCCTGGGCTACGAACCGCTAATTGGTATGGAAGAGGCGATCGACCGCAGCGTTGCGTGGTGGAAGAAAGACCACcccgtcgagcagcgcgccaacGAGTCGGCCAAGACCAAGTAG
- a CDS encoding uncharacterized protein (EggNog:ENOG503P6KX; COG:T) produces MLFARPSLTMRALRAAQAPRYVRAFGTSIPVRSEDLSTPEAKQNRIISILTEKFTPEDLQVQDISGGCGSFFAIMLKSPAFTGKSTIQAHRMVNKEIKDVISDIHGLQLKTVASEK; encoded by the exons AtgctctttgcgcgccCCTCCCTTAcgatgcgtgcgctgcgcgctgcgcaggcgccgcggtACGTGCGTGCGTTCGGCACGTCCATCCCCGTGCGTTCTGAGGACCTGTCGACGCCCGAGGCGAAACAGAACCGCATCATTTCGATCCTCACGGAAAAGTTTACGCCCGAGGACCTGCAGGTGCAGGACATTAGCG gcggcTGTGGCTCATTCTTTGCGATCATGCTCAAGTCACCCGCATTCACGGGCAAGTCGACGATCCAGGCACATCGCATGGTGAACAAGGAGATCAAGGACGTGATCTCGGACATCCACGGACTGCAGCTCAAGACGGTCGCGTCGGAGAAGTAG
- the ACB1 gene encoding acyl-CoA-binding protein (ACBP)/diazepam binding inhibitor (DBI)/endozepine (EP) (EggNog:ENOG503P6WC; COG:I), which yields MTLDTQFDTAVNIIKNLPKNGPLKVNQAQQLKVYSLYKQATEGDINTQRPGLLDQTGRYKWDAWNSVKGKSSEDAKKEYVQLFFELFEPVKDDLEYSKHIEAVKNAA from the exons ATGACTCTCGACACGCAGTTCGACACCGCCGTGAACATCATCAAGAACCTGCCCAAGAACGGTCCCCTGAAGGTCAACCAGGCCCAGCAGCTCAAGGTGTACTCGCTCTACAAGCAGGCCACCGAGGGTGACATCAACACCCAGCGCCCTGGTCTCCTCGACCAGACCGGCCGCTACAAGTGGGACGCCTGGAACAGCGTCAAGGGCAAGTCCTCGGAGGACGCCAAGAAGGAGTACGTCCAGCTGTTCTTTGAGCTCTTTGAGCCTGTCAAGG ACGACCTCGAGTACTCGAAGCACATCGAGGCGGTCAAGAACGCTGCCTAA